One Alkalidesulfovibrio alkalitolerans DSM 16529 genomic region harbors:
- the leuB gene encoding 3-isopropylmalate dehydrogenase translates to MKLNICLLPGDGIGPEVMDQAVKVLEKTAGIFGFGLQTTTKLIGGAAIDATGGPLPEDTVAACKAADAVLLGAVGGPKWDEIDKAIRPERGLLGIRKALGLFANLRPATLFEELKHACLLRADIAAKGIDVLIVRELTGGAYFGEPRGEEVRGGERVAFNNMIYSEHEIERIARVGFEAARKRGKRLCSVDKANVLDVSQLWREVVIRVAKDYPDVELSHMYVDNAAMQLVRAPAQFDVIVTENLFGDILSDEASVITGSIGMLPSASLGASGPGLYEPIHGSAPDIAGKDLANPLATILSVAMMLRHSLDMPEAAASIEGAVKSVLKEDFRTGDIMQEGATQVGCVKMGDLVAERIAK, encoded by the coding sequence ATGAAGCTGAACATCTGCCTTCTGCCGGGCGACGGCATCGGGCCGGAGGTCATGGACCAGGCCGTGAAGGTTCTGGAGAAAACCGCCGGGATATTCGGCTTCGGGCTTCAGACCACCACGAAGCTCATCGGCGGCGCGGCTATCGACGCCACGGGCGGGCCGCTGCCCGAGGACACCGTGGCCGCCTGCAAGGCCGCGGACGCCGTCTTGCTCGGCGCGGTGGGCGGCCCCAAGTGGGACGAGATCGACAAGGCCATCCGCCCCGAGCGCGGCCTTTTGGGCATTCGCAAGGCGCTTGGATTGTTCGCCAACCTTCGGCCCGCCACGCTCTTCGAGGAGCTGAAGCACGCCTGCCTTTTGCGCGCGGACATCGCGGCCAAGGGCATCGACGTGCTCATCGTGCGCGAGCTCACGGGCGGCGCGTACTTCGGCGAGCCCAGGGGCGAGGAGGTGCGCGGCGGCGAGCGCGTGGCCTTCAACAACATGATCTACTCCGAGCACGAGATCGAGCGCATCGCGCGCGTCGGTTTCGAGGCGGCCAGGAAGCGCGGCAAGCGGCTGTGCTCCGTGGACAAGGCCAACGTGCTCGACGTCTCGCAGCTCTGGCGCGAGGTGGTGATCCGCGTGGCCAAGGACTACCCGGACGTGGAACTCTCGCACATGTACGTGGACAACGCGGCCATGCAGCTCGTGCGCGCGCCCGCGCAGTTCGACGTCATCGTCACCGAGAACCTGTTCGGCGACATCCTCTCGGACGAGGCCTCGGTCATCACCGGCTCGATCGGCATGCTGCCCTCGGCCTCGCTGGGCGCTTCCGGGCCTGGGCTTTACGAGCCTATCCACGGCTCGGCCCCGGACATCGCGGGCAAGGATCTGGCCAACCCGCTGGCCACGATTCTTTCCGTGGCCATGATGCTGCGCCATTCGCTGGACATGCCCGAGGCGGCCGCGAGCATCGAGGGCGCGGTCAAGAGCGTGCTGAAGGAGGACTTCCGCACCGGCGACATCATGCAGGAGGGCGCGACCCAGGTCGGCTGCGTCAAAATGGGCGACTTGGTGGCCGAGCGCATCGCGAAATAA
- a CDS encoding ABC-F family ATP-binding cassette domain-containing protein, which translates to MASLSVTNLHKSYGGRDLFTALSFDVPDGCRLALVGPNGCGKSTLLRILAGEAGADRGEIKTGDAAGVGYVAQELSPDDLSQGILAFVLAVFPSWADFWARWESALAARDETLLARLAREQADLEARFGYNPEHKAESVLMGLGFTREEFGKTVGQFSGGWRERAKLARVLVQGTGTLLLDEPTNHLDLEAVEWLEEYLLSFPGALAFVAHDRVFLDKVATHVLPLGTAKPTPRKGNFSQYLAWTEEQEVVRARQAEKIEARIGHQMDYIRRFRVKARKAAQAQSKLRSVEKLQEELSGLAPERRRKSLSFSLPEPPPAEKVVMQAVDLAFSFSGGAPLWKPLSFTVYRGQKIALVAPNGAGKSTLIKLLTGGLAPTGGSVLPGAKTRLGYFSQHQTEILSLSGTVLSEMRRLSDPRCLEEELMGTLGLFLLGEEYFDRPVARLSGGEKSRLVLASLFLRRCNFLILDEPTNHLDLESREALIEALAGFSGTILLVAHDRWLMQEVAEEAWALTREGVTQYLGGFEEYERCRRREAAETPKNCPAPETQLRRKLDKDEKRRQAELRNALSREMKPKKEAYDRLMLDLDAVAEAQAEAERVLALPETYADHERFLRLTSEYQRHKEREEELLLELAALEADLAALEARRAELLGLEATQAERAS; encoded by the coding sequence ATGGCCTCCCTGTCCGTCACCAATCTCCACAAGTCCTACGGCGGCCGCGACCTCTTCACGGCCCTGTCCTTCGACGTGCCCGACGGCTGCCGTCTGGCCCTGGTCGGCCCCAACGGCTGCGGCAAGTCCACCCTGCTGCGCATCCTGGCGGGCGAGGCGGGCGCGGACCGGGGCGAGATCAAGACCGGCGACGCGGCGGGCGTGGGCTACGTGGCCCAGGAACTGAGCCCGGACGACCTCTCCCAGGGCATCCTGGCCTTCGTGCTGGCCGTGTTCCCCTCCTGGGCGGACTTCTGGGCGCGCTGGGAAAGCGCTCTGGCCGCGCGCGACGAGACGCTCCTGGCCAGGCTCGCGCGCGAGCAGGCCGATCTGGAGGCCCGCTTCGGCTACAATCCCGAGCACAAGGCCGAGAGCGTGCTCATGGGCCTTGGCTTCACGCGCGAGGAGTTCGGCAAGACCGTGGGCCAGTTCAGCGGCGGCTGGCGCGAGCGCGCCAAGCTGGCCCGGGTGCTGGTGCAGGGCACGGGCACGCTGCTGCTCGACGAGCCCACCAACCACCTGGACCTGGAGGCCGTGGAATGGCTGGAGGAATACCTCCTCTCCTTTCCCGGCGCGCTGGCCTTCGTGGCCCACGACCGCGTCTTCCTGGACAAGGTGGCCACCCACGTGCTGCCCCTGGGCACGGCCAAGCCCACGCCGCGCAAGGGCAATTTCTCGCAGTACCTGGCCTGGACCGAGGAGCAGGAGGTCGTGCGCGCCCGCCAGGCCGAGAAGATCGAGGCCCGCATCGGGCACCAGATGGATTACATCCGCCGCTTCCGGGTCAAGGCGCGCAAGGCTGCCCAGGCCCAGAGCAAGCTGCGCTCCGTGGAGAAGCTGCAGGAGGAGCTTTCGGGCCTTGCGCCCGAGCGCAGGCGAAAGAGCCTGTCCTTCAGCCTGCCCGAGCCGCCCCCGGCCGAGAAGGTGGTCATGCAGGCCGTGGACCTGGCCTTCTCCTTTTCCGGCGGCGCGCCGCTGTGGAAGCCCTTGTCCTTCACCGTCTACCGGGGCCAGAAGATCGCCCTGGTGGCCCCAAACGGCGCGGGCAAATCGACGCTCATCAAGCTGCTCACGGGCGGGCTCGCCCCCACGGGCGGCAGCGTCTTGCCGGGCGCAAAGACCCGGCTGGGCTACTTTTCGCAGCACCAGACCGAGATCCTTTCGCTTTCCGGCACGGTGCTTTCCGAGATGCGCCGCCTGAGCGACCCGCGCTGCCTGGAAGAGGAGTTGATGGGCACGCTGGGTCTGTTCCTGCTCGGTGAGGAATATTTCGACCGGCCCGTGGCGCGCCTCTCCGGCGGCGAGAAGAGCCGCTTGGTGCTGGCCAGCCTGTTCCTTCGGCGCTGCAACTTCCTGATCCTGGACGAGCCCACCAACCACCTGGACCTGGAGAGCCGCGAGGCGCTCATCGAGGCCCTGGCCGGCTTTTCGGGCACGATCCTGCTCGTGGCCCACGACCGCTGGCTGATGCAGGAGGTGGCCGAGGAGGCCTGGGCGCTCACGCGAGAGGGCGTCACCCAGTACCTGGGCGGCTTCGAGGAATACGAGCGCTGCCGCAGGCGCGAGGCGGCCGAGACGCCCAAGAACTGCCCCGCGCCGGAAACGCAGCTCAGGCGCAAGCTGGACAAGGACGAGAAGCGGCGGCAGGCCGAGCTTCGCAACGCGCTCTCGCGCGAGATGAAGCCCAAGAAGGAGGCCTACGACCGCCTGATGCTCGACCTGGACGCCGTGGCCGAGGCCCAGGCCGAGGCCGAGCGCGTGCTGGCCCTGCCCGAGACCTACGCCGACCACGAACGCTTCCTGCGCCTGACCAGCGAGTACCAGCGCCACAAGGAGCGCGAGGAGGAGCTGCTGCTCGAACTCGCGGCGCTCGAAGCCGACCTTGCCGCGCTCGAAGCTCGCAGGGCGGAGCTTTTGGGCCTTGAGGCCACGCAGGCCGAAAGGGCCTCGTGA
- a CDS encoding 2-isopropylmalate synthase: MSERIHIFDTTLRDGEQSPGATMNQREKVRLARQLERLGVDIIEAGFPAASPGDFEAVQAIAGAVSNCRVAGLCRSMKADIERCYEAIKGAAAPRIHTFIATSPLHMQYKLRKEPHQVLEMAKDAVTFAKSLCADVEFSAEDASRSEREFLGRVVETAIDAGATVINIPDTVGYAQPEEFGDLIRWLLENVRNSHKAVFSVHCHNDLGLAAANTLAALKAGARQAEVTLSGIGERAGNCSVEEVVMALRVRHDLYGLETGIQTEQLYPSCRLLSRIIGMPIPPYKAIVGRNAFAHESGIHQDGMLKNRQTYEIMTPQSIGRSGTDIVLGKHSGRNALTAKLKELGFNLSDEQTVTVFDAVKRLADKKKQIFDEDVEALVLEEIYRIPDKHALKALSVLSGNMGVPPTAAVVMETDGQEKKLSGFGMGPVDAVFNTISEIVGIKPKLLEYLVSAVTGGTDAQGEVTVRIELNGQSAVGRSSDGDIIVASAKAYLNALNRLAKKEEKKEWAVL, encoded by the coding sequence ATGAGCGAGCGAATTCACATTTTCGACACGACTCTGCGCGACGGCGAACAGTCTCCCGGCGCGACCATGAACCAGCGCGAGAAGGTGCGCCTGGCCCGGCAGCTCGAACGCCTGGGCGTGGACATCATCGAGGCGGGCTTCCCGGCCGCGAGCCCCGGCGATTTCGAGGCCGTGCAGGCCATCGCCGGCGCGGTCTCGAACTGCCGCGTGGCCGGGCTTTGCCGCAGCATGAAGGCCGACATCGAGCGCTGCTACGAGGCCATCAAGGGCGCGGCCGCCCCGCGCATCCACACCTTCATCGCCACGAGCCCCCTGCACATGCAGTACAAGCTGCGCAAGGAGCCGCACCAAGTGCTGGAGATGGCCAAGGACGCCGTGACTTTCGCCAAGTCGCTGTGCGCGGACGTGGAGTTCTCGGCCGAGGACGCCTCGCGCTCGGAGCGCGAGTTCCTGGGCCGCGTCGTGGAGACGGCCATCGACGCCGGAGCCACAGTCATCAACATCCCCGACACCGTGGGCTACGCGCAGCCCGAGGAATTCGGCGACCTCATCCGCTGGCTGCTCGAAAACGTGCGCAATTCCCACAAGGCCGTCTTCAGCGTGCACTGCCACAACGACCTGGGGCTGGCCGCGGCCAACACCCTGGCCGCGCTCAAGGCCGGAGCCAGGCAGGCCGAGGTCACGCTCTCGGGCATCGGCGAGCGCGCGGGCAACTGCTCCGTGGAGGAAGTGGTCATGGCCCTGCGCGTGCGCCACGACCTCTACGGCCTTGAGACCGGCATCCAGACCGAGCAGCTCTATCCTTCCTGCCGCCTGCTCTCGCGCATCATCGGCATGCCCATCCCGCCCTACAAGGCCATCGTGGGCCGCAACGCCTTCGCCCACGAGTCCGGCATCCACCAGGACGGCATGCTGAAAAACCGCCAGACCTACGAGATCATGACCCCGCAGAGCATCGGCCGCAGCGGCACGGACATCGTGCTCGGCAAGCATTCGGGCCGCAACGCCCTGACCGCCAAGCTGAAGGAGTTGGGCTTCAACCTCAGCGACGAGCAGACCGTGACGGTCTTCGACGCCGTGAAGCGGCTGGCGGACAAGAAGAAACAGATCTTCGACGAGGACGTGGAAGCGCTGGTCCTCGAAGAGATATACCGCATCCCGGACAAGCACGCCCTGAAGGCGCTCTCCGTGCTCTCGGGCAACATGGGCGTGCCGCCCACGGCGGCCGTGGTCATGGAGACCGACGGCCAGGAGAAGAAGCTCTCGGGCTTCGGCATGGGACCGGTGGACGCGGTCTTCAACACCATCTCGGAGATCGTGGGCATCAAGCCCAAGCTCCTGGAATACCTGGTCAGCGCCGTGACCGGCGGGACGGACGCGCAGGGCGAAGTGACGGTACGCATCGAACTGAACGGCCAGTCGGCCGTGGGGCGCAGTTCGGACGGAGACATCATCGTGGCCAGCGCCAAGGCGTATCTGAACGCGCTCAACCGCCTGGCGAAGAAAGAGGAGAAGAAGGAATGGGCCGTACTTTAG
- a CDS encoding 3-isopropylmalate dehydratase small subunit — translation MIFTGKAHTMGAHIDTDAIIPARFLVTTDTAELGKNCMEGLEPGWIAKVSPGDIFVADENFGCGSSREHAPLAILGAGVKVVVAHSFARIFYRNGFNMGLTLLEVGDAVKDIKDGDELSVDTSTGVIENLTTGAKISCQPVPPSMQEILDAGGLVPFVKRRLSAGA, via the coding sequence ATGATATTCACAGGCAAGGCCCACACCATGGGCGCGCACATCGACACCGACGCCATCATCCCGGCCCGCTTCCTGGTCACCACGGACACGGCCGAGCTGGGCAAGAACTGCATGGAAGGGCTCGAACCCGGCTGGATCGCCAAGGTCAGCCCCGGCGACATTTTCGTGGCCGACGAGAACTTCGGCTGCGGCTCCTCGCGCGAGCACGCGCCGCTGGCCATCCTGGGCGCGGGCGTGAAGGTCGTGGTGGCCCACAGCTTCGCGCGCATCTTCTACCGCAACGGCTTCAACATGGGACTCACGCTCCTTGAGGTCGGCGACGCCGTGAAGGACATCAAGGACGGCGACGAGCTTTCCGTGGACACCTCCACGGGCGTCATCGAGAATCTGACCACGGGCGCGAAGATATCCTGCCAGCCCGTGCCGCCGTCCATGCAGGAAATCCTCGACGCGGGTGGGCTCGTGCCCTTCGTCAAACGGCGTCTGAGCGCGGGAGCGTGA
- the leuC gene encoding 3-isopropylmalate dehydratase large subunit: protein MGRTLAEKILQRHTDETISGAGQIARCKVSLVLANDITAPLAIKSFRAMGAKKVFDKDRVALVMDHFTPNKDIDSAEQVRGVREFAAEMGVTHYYEGGDCGVEHALLPELGLVGPGDVVVGADSHTCTYGGLGAFATGMGSTDIAAAMAMGETWFKVPPTIRVDIEGQMPKWLSAKDLVLATIGETGVSGALYKALEFGGSVVDAMDAESRMTIANMAIEAGGKVGLFPVDKVALDYARANGHPGCEPLAADADADYERRIRFDVTEMSPVVACPHLPDNVKPVEDVGEVVIHQSVIGSCTNGRISDLRAAAEILKGRKAAKGVRLIVLPATPRIWRQAMDEGLFAVFMDAGAVIGPPTCGPCLGGHMGILAKGERAIATTNRNFKGRMGSLESEVYLASPAVAAASAVAGRIIHPRDL from the coding sequence ATGGGCCGTACTTTAGCCGAAAAGATCCTGCAGCGGCACACGGACGAGACCATCAGCGGCGCGGGTCAGATCGCCCGCTGCAAGGTCTCGCTCGTGCTCGCCAACGACATCACCGCGCCGCTGGCCATCAAGTCGTTTCGGGCCATGGGCGCGAAGAAGGTCTTCGACAAGGACCGCGTGGCCCTGGTCATGGACCACTTCACGCCCAACAAGGACATCGACTCGGCCGAGCAGGTGCGCGGCGTGCGCGAATTCGCGGCCGAGATGGGCGTGACCCACTACTACGAGGGCGGCGACTGCGGCGTGGAGCACGCGCTGTTGCCCGAACTCGGTCTGGTCGGGCCCGGCGACGTGGTCGTGGGCGCGGACAGCCATACCTGCACCTATGGCGGGCTCGGGGCCTTCGCCACGGGCATGGGCTCCACGGACATCGCGGCGGCCATGGCCATGGGCGAGACCTGGTTCAAGGTGCCGCCCACCATCCGCGTGGACATCGAGGGCCAGATGCCCAAGTGGCTCTCGGCCAAGGATCTGGTGCTCGCCACCATCGGCGAGACCGGCGTTTCCGGCGCGCTGTACAAGGCGCTGGAGTTCGGCGGATCCGTGGTGGACGCCATGGACGCCGAGTCGCGCATGACCATCGCCAACATGGCCATCGAGGCTGGCGGCAAGGTCGGCCTGTTCCCGGTGGACAAGGTGGCCCTGGACTACGCCAGGGCGAACGGCCATCCGGGCTGCGAGCCCCTGGCCGCGGACGCCGACGCTGACTACGAGCGCCGCATCCGTTTCGACGTCACGGAGATGTCGCCGGTGGTGGCCTGCCCGCACCTGCCCGACAACGTGAAGCCGGTTGAGGACGTGGGCGAGGTGGTCATTCATCAGTCGGTCATCGGCTCGTGTACTAACGGCCGCATCTCGGACCTGCGCGCCGCGGCCGAAATCCTGAAAGGCCGCAAGGCCGCCAAGGGCGTGCGCCTGATCGTGCTCCCGGCCACGCCGCGCATCTGGCGTCAGGCCATGGACGAGGGGCTGTTCGCCGTCTTCATGGACGCGGGCGCGGTCATCGGGCCGCCCACCTGCGGTCCGTGTCTGGGCGGCCACATGGGCATCCTGGCCAAGGGCGAGCGCGCCATCGCCACCACCAACCGCAACTTCAAGGGCCGCATGGGCAGCCTCGAATCCGAGGTCTATCTGGCCAGCCCGGCGGTGGCCGCGGCCTCGGCCGTGGCCGGGCGGATCATTCACCCCCGGGACCTCTAG